In Methanothrix sp., a genomic segment contains:
- the dinB gene encoding DNA polymerase IV yields MRTIMHVDLDAFYPSVEVRERPELKGKPVIVGADPKEGRGRGVVSSASYEARSFGIRSAMPISRAWRLCPQGVYLRPDHELYQRASNSVMRILRSHADRFEQGGIDEAYLDLSTRVQDLHQAAGLARRIMEEVLEREALSCSIGVAPNKMLAKIGSDFKKPYGLTIISEKEVSEFLSPLEVRKIPGVGPRTEEILHDLGIRSIGQLAGTDPDHLARHLGSLGRRLHQRAQGIDPSEVVVDGETKSIGREVTFERDIIDAAPILETMDGLAEEICSELLQCGFRFRTITVKIRFEHFDTFTRSRSLAFATKDLAILRNNGRRLVDLFLRRQKRVRLIGLRVSALNRL; encoded by the coding sequence ATGCGGACGATAATGCATGTCGATCTGGATGCCTTCTATCCCTCTGTGGAGGTGCGGGAGCGTCCAGAGCTGAAGGGAAAGCCGGTGATCGTGGGCGCTGACCCCAAAGAGGGACGGGGGCGGGGCGTTGTCAGCAGTGCATCCTATGAGGCGAGGAGCTTTGGCATCCGTTCGGCTATGCCCATATCCCGTGCCTGGAGGCTCTGCCCGCAGGGTGTCTATCTCCGTCCGGACCACGAGCTCTATCAGCGGGCGTCCAATAGTGTGATGAGAATTCTGAGAAGCCATGCTGATAGGTTTGAGCAGGGGGGGATAGATGAGGCCTACCTTGACCTCTCCACCCGGGTGCAGGATCTCCATCAGGCCGCCGGTCTGGCCAGGAGAATAATGGAGGAGGTCCTGGAAAGAGAGGCTCTGAGCTGCTCGATTGGAGTTGCCCCCAATAAGATGCTGGCCAAGATCGGCTCCGACTTCAAGAAGCCCTATGGATTGACGATCATCAGTGAGAAGGAGGTGAGTGAGTTCCTCTCTCCTCTTGAGGTCAGGAAGATTCCCGGTGTGGGTCCCAGGACGGAGGAGATATTGCATGATCTGGGGATCAGGAGCATCGGCCAGCTGGCGGGGACAGATCCCGACCACCTGGCCAGGCATCTGGGGAGTCTGGGACGAAGGCTGCATCAGCGCGCTCAGGGCATCGACCCGAGCGAGGTTGTGGTGGACGGTGAGACGAAATCCATTGGCCGCGAGGTTACATTTGAGAGGGACATAATAGATGCCGCCCCCATCCTGGAGACGATGGACGGCCTGGCAGAGGAGATCTGCTCTGAGCTGCTCCAGTGCGGCTTTCGCTTCAGGACCATCACCGTTAAGATCAGATTCGAGCACTTCGATACATTCACGCGATCGAGATCTCTTGCCTTCGCCACCAAGGATCTTGCTATCCTCAGAAACAATGGCAGGCGCCTGGTTGATCTGTTCTTAAGAAGACAGAAGAGGGTGAGGCTGATTGGCCTAAGAGTCTCCGCCCTGAACAGGCTCTAA
- a CDS encoding cobyric acid synthase, which translates to MARFIVVLGTTSHSGKSTLVAALCRLLSDRGCRVAPFKSQNMSLNSWVTKNGSEIGIAQAVQARAARTEPTEFMNPILLKPKGDRTSQVIVLGKPLADKSAEEYYRDIEGLKEVVDSAVRELEKEYDYIIVEGAGGAAEINLFERDLANIYVARLLQSPIILVGDIERGGVFASLYGTLQLLPPDIRSLVRGMVINKFRGDPAVLGPGLSSLYELTGVPVLGVLPYLDLDIPSEDSVSLGDKKARLSSEAVEIAVIRLPRISNFTDFEPLERRAYIRYVDLDEPLGHPDAVIIPGTKNTVSDLMEMKRKGMADQIKSLTGTPILGICGGYQMMGREIIDCEVEDTEGRLCGLGLLNATTRFDRYEKRTAQVNKPVTGNGPILERLRGQEVTGYVIHTGQTDSLDPAAFGDDGAVAENGLVMGTYLHGIFDNQNFGDAFLDFLYERKNPAGRGPAPGARRAEERPLRAEGRRGSGYSELAEAVRSHLDMEKIWGMLNLEMPEGEEGAK; encoded by the coding sequence ATGGCCCGCTTCATTGTGGTGCTGGGCACCACCTCCCACTCCGGCAAGAGCACCCTTGTCGCTGCTCTCTGCCGCCTTTTATCCGACCGGGGATGCCGCGTCGCTCCCTTCAAGTCCCAGAATATGAGCCTCAACTCCTGGGTGACCAAGAACGGCTCAGAGATCGGCATCGCCCAGGCAGTGCAGGCCCGGGCCGCCCGGACTGAGCCCACAGAGTTCATGAACCCCATCCTCCTCAAGCCCAAGGGGGACAGAACGTCCCAGGTCATAGTACTGGGAAAGCCCCTGGCGGACAAATCAGCAGAGGAGTACTACCGCGATATCGAGGGGCTGAAAGAGGTGGTGGATAGCGCTGTAAGAGAGCTGGAGAAGGAGTACGACTACATAATCGTGGAGGGTGCGGGAGGGGCAGCAGAGATAAACCTCTTCGAGCGGGATTTGGCCAATATCTATGTAGCTCGCCTCTTGCAGTCCCCCATAATCCTGGTGGGGGATATCGAGCGGGGAGGGGTCTTCGCCAGCCTTTATGGCACCCTCCAGCTCCTCCCCCCGGACATCCGCTCTTTAGTTCGCGGCATGGTGATCAACAAATTCAGAGGAGATCCCGCCGTCCTCGGCCCGGGTTTGAGCTCGCTATATGAGCTCACCGGCGTTCCCGTCCTGGGAGTCCTCCCCTATCTCGATCTGGATATACCCTCAGAGGACTCCGTCTCCCTGGGAGACAAGAAGGCCCGCCTCTCCTCCGAGGCGGTGGAGATAGCAGTGATCAGGCTTCCCCGGATCAGCAACTTCACCGATTTTGAACCCCTGGAGAGGAGGGCCTATATCAGATATGTAGATCTGGACGAGCCCCTGGGCCATCCCGATGCTGTGATCATACCGGGGACCAAGAACACTGTATCCGACCTTATGGAGATGAAAAGGAAGGGGATGGCAGATCAGATCAAATCCCTCACAGGAACTCCGATCCTTGGCATCTGCGGAGGCTATCAGATGATGGGAAGGGAGATCATCGACTGCGAGGTGGAGGATACTGAGGGCCGCCTCTGCGGGCTGGGTCTGCTCAATGCCACCACCCGCTTTGACCGATATGAGAAGAGGACAGCGCAGGTCAATAAGCCAGTCACAGGCAATGGCCCCATCCTGGAGAGGCTCAGAGGCCAGGAGGTAACAGGCTATGTGATTCACACGGGCCAGACAGACTCCCTGGATCCAGCGGCCTTTGGAGATGATGGGGCAGTGGCAGAGAACGGCCTGGTGATGGGCACCTATCTGCATGGCATATTCGATAACCAGAATTTCGGGGATGCATTCTTAGATTTCCTCTATGAGAGAAAGAATCCGGCAGGGAGGGGGCCAGCGCCCGGAGCCCGGAGGGCAGAAGAGCGACCCCTCAGGGCTGAGGGGAGGAGAGGAAGCGGCTACAGTGAGCTGGCTGAGGCGGTGCGGTCCCATCTGGATATGGAAAAGATCTGGGGGATGCTCAACTTAGAGATGCCAGAAGGAGAGGAGGGGGCCAAATAG
- a CDS encoding glucose-1-phosphate thymidylyltransferase, with protein sequence MKALILSGGSGTRLRPLTYSQQKQLIPVANRPVLFYAIEDVIEAGAEEIGIILGPNKEQVIETVRSVDWPVPIRFIYQGEPKGLAHTILVAEDFLDEDFVMYLGDNILRDGIVNHEKRFRAMKSSASVLLTPVDDPQRFGVADLNPDGSIRRLVEKPKEPPSNFALVGVYFFTPTIIQACKSITPSWRNELEITDAIQWLIEHGYKVDASFVEGWWKDTGKPEDIFDANRLILDDIDGRCEGEVEESRILGRVVMEKGARIIRSVVKGPCIIGERSTISDSYIGPYTSIGIGCRISGTEIEDSIVMDESSILNAGKVVESLIGRNVRIRECDSLPRGSRLIVGDNSDISL encoded by the coding sequence GTGAAGGCGCTCATACTTTCAGGCGGCTCAGGGACGAGGCTGAGGCCTCTGACCTATTCGCAGCAAAAACAGCTGATTCCCGTGGCCAACAGGCCGGTTCTATTCTATGCCATAGAGGATGTGATTGAGGCCGGGGCGGAGGAGATAGGCATAATCCTGGGGCCGAACAAGGAGCAGGTCATAGAGACCGTCCGCTCAGTAGACTGGCCGGTCCCCATCCGGTTCATATATCAAGGCGAGCCCAAAGGGCTTGCCCATACCATCCTGGTGGCGGAGGATTTCCTGGATGAGGATTTTGTTATGTACCTGGGGGACAATATCCTCCGAGACGGCATAGTCAATCATGAGAAGCGCTTTCGGGCTATGAAGAGCAGTGCGAGCGTTCTGCTCACCCCGGTAGACGATCCCCAGCGCTTCGGGGTGGCTGACCTGAACCCGGACGGGAGCATCAGAAGGCTGGTGGAAAAGCCGAAAGAACCACCCTCAAATTTTGCCCTGGTGGGGGTATACTTCTTCACCCCAACGATCATCCAGGCCTGCAAGTCCATCACCCCCTCCTGGAGGAATGAGCTGGAGATCACCGATGCCATTCAGTGGCTGATTGAGCACGGCTATAAGGTGGATGCCTCCTTTGTGGAGGGATGGTGGAAGGACACCGGAAAGCCAGAGGATATCTTCGATGCCAACCGCCTGATCCTGGATGACATCGATGGAAGGTGCGAGGGAGAGGTGGAGGAGTCCAGGATCCTGGGACGGGTGGTGATGGAGAAGGGAGCCAGAATCATAAGGTCGGTGGTGAAGGGCCCCTGTATCATTGGGGAGAGGAGCACGATATCCGATTCCTACATCGGCCCTTACACCTCCATTGGCATCGGCTGTCGGATATCCGGCACTGAGATCGAGGACTCGATCGTCATGGATGAGAGCAGCATTCTCAATGCCGGAAAGGTGGTAGAGAGCCTGATCGGCAGAAATGTCAGGATCAGGGAATGCGATAGTCTGCCCAGAGGAAGCCGGCTGATTGTGGGCGACAACTCAGATATATCGCTGTGA
- a CDS encoding type 1 glutamine amidotransferase — protein sequence MNGRAEILLVDNCRQAGSLSRYEFVHPVQRALERAGASCRTCHYTLLDRPTLEGCDKVLLCGTALKDKECLNHLDRYSWLREWTGPVLGICTGMQIIAAAFGGGLLPRSEPAIGLDEIQVICPSPLLGPCGKIEVYHLHDIDVSLPDEFLCLAGTDRAPEAFSHTYRPIWGLMFHPEVRNRWILERYAEL from the coding sequence ATGAATGGCAGAGCCGAAATCTTGCTGGTGGATAACTGCCGCCAGGCAGGCTCCCTCTCCCGATATGAGTTCGTGCATCCGGTCCAAAGAGCTCTGGAGAGGGCCGGCGCATCCTGCCGGACCTGCCACTACACCCTCCTGGATAGACCGACCCTGGAGGGCTGCGATAAGGTCCTCCTTTGCGGCACAGCCCTGAAGGATAAGGAATGCCTGAACCATCTGGATAGATATAGCTGGCTGAGAGAGTGGACAGGGCCGGTGTTGGGGATCTGTACAGGCATGCAGATCATTGCTGCTGCCTTTGGAGGCGGGCTCCTCCCGCGATCGGAGCCTGCCATCGGCCTGGATGAGATCCAGGTGATCTGTCCCTCCCCCCTTCTGGGCCCCTGCGGCAAGATCGAGGTCTATCATCTCCACGACATTGATGTCTCCCTGCCGGACGAATTTCTGTGCCTGGCCGGGACTGATCGGGCTCCTGAGGCCTTCTCTCACACCTATCGGCCCATCTGGGGGCTGATGTTTCATCCCGAGGTGCGCAACCGCTGGATACTGGAACGATATGCAGAGCTTTAA
- a CDS encoding oligosaccharide flippase family protein, with product MNTIQRIAKNTIFLASSNIIGFIFSFFFLVYTTRYLGSEGYGLLSFAIAFASISIFLADMGITSVIVRDVARDRSKTATYIGNSILIKLVLAAITILATAAIGFILGYPFSTMKIVMVILLSLIVVSFSGIISSVISAYEIMEYISIGTVIYNSIMLTFALLAIGLEVDVYGFAYVYLLSSFFSLGYYALVSLRRFPRPRWDIDLDLWKYIIREAIPFGLSSVFVRVYYYVDTVMISLLILNPNEVMGWYNAAYRMVIILSFIPVTFLGSLYPIMSKLYVSSDKYLGFMYERSFKYLMILAIPIGVGTTVLGEDLISLVYGPDFAPSAIALRILIWSEVLIFINSSFGYLFNSINRQMIVAKQTMLAAGFNIILNLFLIPQYSYIGASSATVATQLLSFFFLLHFASKEGYGLPKDMAFSFIKISIACLIMTHLIGVLDGLSIPLLIAISAAIYFILIFLFRVIDDVDIQMAKQLIGGFKAPGGEGGD from the coding sequence GTGAATACCATTCAGAGGATAGCTAAGAATACAATCTTTTTAGCTTCCTCAAATATCATTGGATTTATATTCAGTTTCTTCTTTTTGGTTTATACCACCCGTTATCTGGGGTCGGAAGGTTACGGACTTCTCTCTTTTGCCATCGCCTTCGCCTCGATCTCCATCTTTTTAGCGGACATGGGAATCACCTCTGTCATCGTCAGGGATGTGGCCAGAGATAGGTCGAAGACGGCAACCTATATTGGAAACTCCATACTGATCAAGCTCGTCCTGGCAGCGATCACCATCCTGGCCACAGCAGCCATAGGCTTCATCCTGGGCTATCCTTTCTCCACCATGAAGATAGTAATGGTGATCCTTCTCTCTCTCATTGTGGTCTCTTTCTCCGGCATCATCAGCTCAGTCATATCTGCCTATGAGATCATGGAGTATATCTCCATAGGCACCGTAATATATAATTCAATCATGCTCACCTTTGCTCTCCTGGCCATCGGTTTGGAGGTGGATGTCTACGGCTTTGCTTATGTATACCTGCTATCGAGCTTCTTCTCGCTGGGCTATTATGCCCTTGTGTCCCTGAGAAGGTTCCCCCGCCCCAGGTGGGATATAGATCTAGATCTTTGGAAATACATTATAAGGGAGGCTATCCCCTTCGGCCTCTCATCGGTTTTTGTGAGGGTGTACTATTATGTCGACACCGTTATGATATCTCTGCTGATATTGAATCCCAACGAGGTCATGGGATGGTACAATGCAGCATACAGGATGGTGATCATCCTCTCCTTCATACCGGTGACCTTCTTGGGATCGCTATACCCCATCATGTCCAAGCTCTATGTCTCCTCAGATAAGTATCTGGGGTTCATGTATGAGCGCTCTTTCAAGTATCTGATGATTCTGGCCATTCCCATTGGAGTGGGGACGACGGTATTGGGTGAGGATTTGATCTCTCTTGTCTATGGCCCGGACTTCGCACCCTCAGCCATTGCTCTCCGGATCTTGATCTGGTCTGAGGTCTTGATCTTCATTAATTCTTCTTTTGGATATCTGTTCAACTCCATAAACCGCCAGATGATCGTGGCAAAGCAGACCATGCTGGCGGCAGGCTTCAATATAATCTTGAATCTGTTCCTGATACCCCAGTATAGCTATATAGGGGCGAGCAGTGCAACTGTGGCCACACAGCTCCTATCATTCTTCTTCCTGCTGCACTTCGCCTCAAAAGAGGGCTATGGGCTTCCAAAAGATATGGCCTTCTCCTTTATCAAGATCTCAATAGCCTGTTTGATAATGACTCATTTAATCGGGGTGCTTGATGGCCTTTCCATACCGCTTTTGATAGCTATATCTGCTGCCATATATTTCATTTTGATATTTTTGTTTAGAGTGATCGA
- a CDS encoding diphthine--ammonia ligase, with protein MRLGVLFSGGKDSVYACWRAQEKDKVACLITLLSQNPDSYMFHTPNIRFASSQAEAMNIPQLCWPTRGIEEEELKDLKAALAEAKDRYGIEGIVSGAIESVYQAARVQRICQALDLWSFNPLWQTDQIDYLRTLLRDGFRVIISGVYAYPFDASWLGEELTEEMVMRLARMQERYQINPSGEGGEIETFVLDGPLFRERIEVLRASRVYAHYRGQYIIEAVRLVER; from the coding sequence ATGAGGCTGGGCGTATTGTTCTCCGGGGGGAAGGACTCAGTCTACGCCTGCTGGAGGGCACAGGAGAAAGATAAAGTGGCCTGCCTGATAACCCTCCTCTCCCAAAATCCGGACAGCTATATGTTTCACACCCCTAACATCCGCTTTGCCTCCTCGCAGGCCGAGGCCATGAACATCCCCCAGTTATGCTGGCCCACCCGGGGGATAGAGGAGGAGGAGCTGAAGGACCTGAAGGCTGCCCTGGCCGAGGCTAAAGATCGATATGGCATCGAGGGGATTGTCAGCGGGGCGATAGAGTCGGTCTACCAGGCTGCCAGGGTGCAGAGGATCTGCCAGGCCCTCGACCTGTGGTCTTTCAATCCCCTCTGGCAGACCGATCAGATCGATTATCTGCGGACTTTATTGAGAGATGGCTTTCGGGTGATCATCTCTGGGGTCTATGCCTATCCCTTTGATGCCAGTTGGCTGGGGGAGGAGCTGACGGAAGAGATGGTCATGAGGCTGGCCCGGATGCAGGAGAGGTATCAGATCAATCCCTCTGGAGAGGGGGGAGAGATCGAGACCTTTGTCCTGGACGGGCCTCTATTCAGAGAGCGAATTGAGGTCCTGCGAGCCTCCAGAGTCTATGCCCATTACCGGGGGCAGTACATAATAGAGGCGGTGAGGCTGGTGGAGAGATGA
- a CDS encoding flavodoxin family protein, producing MKALGIVGSPRRNGNVDTLVSKVLEGAQEAGLETSKYILNEMNYSGCQACEYCKSHDHCRLDDDLTELFAEMKEADAVVFGSPIYFFLFSGQFKLMEDRMYSLIDAAFVPRLRPGKRAIIVTSQGDADVASYAKAADDFAFALKMLGFELKDIIRMVDGIAPDAALARKDMLDMASSAGAALGRE from the coding sequence ATGAAGGCGCTGGGAATTGTGGGAAGCCCAAGAAGGAACGGCAATGTGGACACCCTGGTCTCAAAGGTCCTGGAAGGAGCGCAGGAGGCGGGGCTTGAGACCTCCAAGTACATCCTCAATGAGATGAACTACTCCGGCTGCCAGGCATGCGAGTACTGCAAGTCTCATGATCACTGCCGCCTGGATGACGACCTCACAGAGCTATTCGCGGAGATGAAAGAGGCGGATGCGGTGGTCTTCGGATCGCCGATATACTTTTTCCTGTTCAGCGGGCAGTTCAAGCTGATGGAAGACAGGATGTACTCTCTGATCGATGCAGCATTCGTCCCCCGCCTCCGCCCGGGAAAGAGGGCCATTATCGTTACCAGCCAGGGGGATGCAGATGTTGCCAGCTATGCCAAGGCCGCAGACGATTTCGCCTTCGCCCTGAAGATGCTCGGGTTTGAGCTGAAGGATATCATTCGCATGGTCGATGGCATCGCGCCGGATGCCGCCCTGGCGAGAAAAGATATGCTGGATATGGCAAGCTCTGCAGGAGCGGCCCTGGGCAGGGAATAG
- the rfbD gene encoding dTDP-4-dehydrorhamnose reductase encodes MKIFITGGSGLAGSRLAEMALARGDEVLSGYAHNRPACGRGVRLDLLDPDGIHDIIERTRPDAIVHSAALTDVDRCEREKDLAFKINVEGTRAVAEGARAAGSFLVYVSTDYVFDGRRGLYREGDQTGPVSYYGLSKLLGEELSLDQGCVARTCVIYGRRPASGKVNFALWILNSLGSGKEISVVTDQFITPTLNSNLAAMLLEAADRQLSGIYHLSGASRVSRYDFACQLADTFELDSRLILPSRMSDLDWLAERPKDSSLDTSKARQMLKNGPLPLNDSLQLLKKEIIEG; translated from the coding sequence ATGAAGATCTTTATAACCGGGGGCAGCGGCCTGGCAGGAAGCAGGCTGGCAGAGATGGCATTGGCCAGAGGAGATGAGGTATTAAGCGGATATGCTCATAACCGGCCGGCCTGCGGGAGGGGGGTCAGGCTCGATCTGCTCGATCCAGATGGCATTCACGATATCATCGAAAGGACAAGACCGGATGCAATTGTGCATAGCGCAGCCCTCACCGATGTGGATCGATGTGAAAGGGAGAAGGATCTGGCCTTCAAGATTAATGTGGAAGGAACGAGGGCGGTAGCAGAGGGGGCGAGGGCTGCGGGCTCCTTCCTGGTCTACGTATCCACTGATTATGTCTTCGATGGCCGGCGGGGGCTGTACCGGGAGGGTGATCAGACGGGCCCGGTCAGCTATTACGGCCTCTCCAAGCTCTTGGGGGAGGAGCTCTCTTTGGATCAGGGGTGTGTTGCCAGAACCTGCGTCATCTATGGCCGCCGGCCAGCCAGCGGCAAGGTCAACTTCGCCCTGTGGATCTTGAACTCCCTGGGGTCGGGCAAAGAGATCAGCGTGGTCACAGACCAGTTCATCACCCCTACATTGAACAGCAACCTGGCGGCTATGCTGCTGGAGGCGGCGGACAGGCAGCTATCCGGGATCTATCATCTATCCGGGGCCAGCAGGGTGTCAAGATATGATTTTGCCTGCCAGCTGGCCGATACATTTGAGCTTGATAGCAGACTGATCCTTCCCTCCCGCATGAGCGATCTTGACTGGCTGGCGGAAAGGCCGAAGGACTCGTCCCTCGATACCAGCAAAGCCAGGCAGATGCTGAAGAATGGGCCTTTGCCATTGAACGATTCCCTGCAACTGCTCAAGAAGGAGATCATTGAGGGATGA
- a CDS encoding dTDP-4-dehydrorhamnose 3,5-epimerase family protein, translated as MLPGIVVKPLKRFADERGFFTEIMRTDWRDVIQDDIVQANMSLSYPGMVRAWHRHERGQVDHFLVVRGALKICAYDDESSELDEVISAGENPQLVRIPGHYWHGFKVVGNEQATLIYFVNRLYDYSSPDEERRPWDDQTIIPETINGKRDDRCGRAWDWFLPAFK; from the coding sequence ATGCTGCCCGGAATTGTGGTAAAACCATTGAAGCGATTTGCCGATGAGCGCGGATTTTTCACTGAGATCATGAGGACGGACTGGAGGGATGTCATCCAGGACGATATTGTGCAGGCCAATATGTCTCTGAGCTATCCGGGCATGGTAAGGGCCTGGCACCGGCATGAAAGGGGACAGGTGGATCATTTCCTTGTAGTTCGAGGCGCGCTGAAGATCTGCGCCTATGATGATGAGAGCTCTGAGCTGGATGAGGTCATATCCGCTGGAGAGAATCCCCAACTGGTCCGGATTCCAGGTCATTACTGGCATGGCTTCAAGGTGGTGGGCAACGAGCAGGCCACTCTGATCTACTTCGTCAACCGGCTGTATGACTATTCGAGCCCTGATGAGGAGAGGAGGCCCTGGGATGATCAGACCATTATCCCGGAGACGATCAATGGCAAGAGGGATGATCGCTGCGGGAGAGCCTGGGACTGGTTTCTGCCTGCCTTTAAGTGA
- the rfbB gene encoding dTDP-glucose 4,6-dehydratase codes for MNLLVTGGLGFIGSNFIRLILSRDEDCRILNLDALHFGSNMQNLADFADDCRYTFCQRDITDRALLARLVDKADMVVNFAAETHVDRSISHPDSFLQSNVIGVYTLLEAIRAHNPSARYVQISTDEVYGDILTGSFTEESTLRPSSPYSASKAAGDVFVLAYARTYGLEAVITRCTNNYGPYQFPEKLIPKTIIRAREGLKIPIYGTGENVRDWIYVRDHCLAIEEVLRRGRKGQIYNISAGEERTNLFIARFILELLGRGEDQIEFVEDRPGHDARYSLDSSLVREELGWRPEQSFEEGLRMTVEWYLNNPDWYRPLIDDSILSATPWRVQW; via the coding sequence ATGAATCTTCTTGTTACCGGAGGGCTTGGCTTCATAGGCAGCAACTTCATCCGCCTGATCTTGAGCCGAGATGAGGACTGCAGGATCCTGAACCTGGATGCCCTGCACTTCGGCTCCAACATGCAGAATCTAGCTGACTTCGCAGATGACTGCAGATACACCTTCTGTCAGCGGGATATAACCGATCGCGCTCTCCTGGCCAGGCTGGTGGACAAGGCGGACATGGTGGTGAACTTCGCTGCCGAGACCCATGTGGACCGGTCCATCTCCCATCCCGACTCCTTCCTGCAGAGCAACGTCATCGGGGTCTACACGCTGCTGGAGGCGATAAGAGCTCATAACCCCTCTGCCAGGTATGTCCAGATCTCAACTGACGAGGTCTACGGGGATATCCTCACCGGCTCGTTCACTGAGGAGTCGACATTGAGGCCCTCCTCGCCTTACTCTGCCAGCAAGGCAGCAGGGGACGTATTCGTCCTGGCCTATGCCCGAACCTACGGCCTGGAGGCGGTGATCACCCGCTGCACCAATAACTACGGGCCGTACCAGTTTCCAGAGAAGCTGATTCCCAAGACCATAATAAGGGCCCGAGAGGGGCTAAAGATCCCCATTTACGGCACAGGAGAGAATGTGAGAGACTGGATCTATGTACGAGATCACTGCCTGGCAATAGAAGAGGTGCTCAGGAGGGGCAGAAAAGGGCAGATCTATAATATCTCTGCCGGAGAGGAGAGGACCAATCTGTTTATCGCTAGATTCATTCTGGAGCTGCTGGGCAGGGGCGAGGATCAGATCGAGTTTGTGGAGGACCGGCCGGGCCACGATGCCCGCTACAGCCTGGACTCATCCCTGGTGAGAGAGGAGCTGGGCTGGAGGCCGGAGCAGAGCTTCGAGGAAGGTCTGAGGATGACTGTGGAATGGTATCTGAACAACCCCGATTGGTACCGGCCGTTGATAGATGATTCCATATTGAGCGCCACCCCCTGGCGGGTGCAGTGGTAG
- a CDS encoding homocitrate synthase family protein, translated as MQDYSLNQFLRLAGTPPLDIEVCDVTLRDGEQMPGVVFKADEKLDIAIRLDEIGVEVIEAGFPVVSSAEMNAVKEVCNLGLKAKISALSRSVKNDVDVAMSCGVDMISVFIATSDLHLKHKLHMSCPEAIACALQTVEYAKEHGLIVRFSAEDATRTDFETLRKLYKKAEEYNADYVSVADTVGIMNPRTTYYMISELRKTIKTPICMHCHDDMGLALANTLAGAEAGARQLHTTVNGIGERSGNTPLEELLISLRMHYNIDSYDLTKIKDLSQLVETYSGVPLAKNKAVVGTNAFSHESGIHVAAVLEEPRTYELYSPEMVGAARHIIIGKHTGVKALKYITQRMGYYLKDKELEELSERVKMCSEYKHTINCEELRKLILNMENIEVIYPGP; from the coding sequence ATGCAAGACTACTCCCTGAACCAATTTCTCCGTTTGGCCGGAACTCCGCCTCTGGATATAGAGGTCTGCGATGTAACTTTACGCGATGGGGAGCAGATGCCAGGAGTGGTCTTCAAGGCCGATGAGAAGCTGGATATCGCCATCCGGCTGGACGAGATCGGAGTGGAGGTCATCGAGGCAGGCTTTCCCGTAGTCTCGTCTGCAGAGATGAACGCCGTGAAAGAGGTCTGCAACCTGGGGCTTAAAGCCAAGATCTCCGCCCTATCCCGGTCGGTCAAGAATGATGTCGACGTTGCCATGAGCTGCGGCGTGGACATGATCAGCGTCTTCATCGCCACCTCAGACCTGCATCTGAAGCACAAGCTCCATATGAGCTGCCCTGAGGCCATAGCCTGCGCCCTACAGACAGTGGAGTATGCCAAGGAGCACGGCCTGATAGTGCGATTCTCAGCGGAGGATGCAACACGCACTGATTTTGAGACCCTGAGAAAGCTGTACAAGAAGGCTGAGGAGTACAATGCCGATTACGTGAGCGTAGCGGACACTGTGGGCATCATGAACCCCCGTACAACCTACTATATGATCAGCGAGCTTCGCAAGACCATCAAGACTCCCATCTGCATGCACTGTCATGATGATATGGGGCTGGCCCTGGCCAATACCCTGGCCGGTGCAGAGGCGGGGGCAAGGCAGTTGCACACCACAGTAAATGGAATCGGTGAGCGCAGCGGCAATACCCCCCTGGAGGAGCTGCTGATATCTCTGCGGATGCACTACAATATCGACAGCTATGATCTGACCAAGATAAAGGATCTCTCCCAGTTGGTCGAGACCTACTCCGGCGTCCCCCTGGCCAAGAATAAGGCGGTGGTGGGAACCAATGCCTTCTCTCATGAGTCGGGGATCCATGTGGCAGCAGTCCTGGAGGAGCCCAGGACCTACGAGCTCTACTCTCCGGAGATGGTGGGGGCAGCAAGGCACATAATCATCGGCAAGCATACGGGAGTCAAAGCCCTGAAATATATCACCCAGAGGATGGGCTACTACCTCAAGGATAAGGAGCTGGAGGAGCTGTCCGAGAGGGTGAAGATGTGCAGCGAGTACAAGCATACCATCAACTGCGAGGAGCTGCGAAAACTGATACTCAATATGGAGAACATCGAGGTCATATATCCCGGACCCTGA